Below is a genomic region from Neoarius graeffei isolate fNeoGra1 chromosome 12, fNeoGra1.pri, whole genome shotgun sequence.
AAACTGTTACAAACACCAAGCCACTACTATTCACTACATGATACTAGAACTGAATATTTGATGAACTACTGCAAATGGCAATAATGCTTCACTCCAGACAAAATGTGCACAAGAAATGGCCAGTATTAGAAGTGTGTACCCCCTATGCTTGGTTTATGCCTTCCCTGAAAATATGTTGAATtatattatttggacatgggctaatgggaaaacataaaaaaaaaaaaaaacagagtgcaATTTAACGTTTTTATTTGAGAAGTAAGTGCAATACACAGTCAGTGTTCATTGTTTAAGCAAGTTACtgtaggtctctctctctctcacacacacacacacacacacacacacacggaccaaAAACCAATTAAATACCAGACGTATGAGAACGTTGTATCCAAAGTCATATTATCATCATTTGTCCTCTATAGCTTGTTAGCTAGCGTTACTAGTAATTCACATGGTAGTAGATAAAGCTAAGCTAGCACCTCCTAATAGCTGTATGCAGTTAACTTACCGTGATGGATGCTGCCTCTGCAGGTGTCTATTGAAATTCGACGTTGTCCCATAGGTCTCTGAAATGGTCGTTTTGCAGAATTTGCAGTCTGCCTTGTGCTTCTTTTTTAAGTCAGTGCTGAGAAACTCCTGGTGATTTATATACGCAAATTTAATTATACtggaattgaggtttttcacccatgtgaccaagtcatgtgatgcatcgttaggctgccattttggacgtcacggctcgaatcagtttgaatgcgaggaaggcgacaaacgaaaaacataaaagaaaaaggagcgagatgcagaaaacaccttcactatccagcgacgtagggcatttacagggcgagcagagggagaggtagttgcaaaaattgaggtttgcaggcttagagaacgacgtttacctgcttccaccaggattgttcactgacgtacggaagtacacaaagccctcgtctttacctgacttcggcccacatgatctgtatacctatgtcgttaaaaacccattgccatacacaggtattgatctgaaagcgtataagagtttggatgcctacaaatattttgtgtcaggctgggtaacatgcctacatcagcaggtcgtccctggagccggtggtcgccatcttattacagctaaggtttgttcacattttcatttactttcggtcctcaggataaacaaaatgttattaaatgtcattgaaataacttcttagtctgttgagacatggcccgttataaatttgctgttaccaggcaatgaccaagaactgtattattagggtcggtgtctgtgttgtagcagtgtactagcagctagctgttagcactagctaatgtcaacaacatagtagctagtatgttactgtagcaatgtttaagttcagtcatttggataactgttaaaacctttcagtctcaagtttttcctttactgtatttactagtttactgtaattatgatctggcagctatttacaccggatccagtgtaaatagctgccggagcgcgctgcttaatttgagggggagcaagccggagcgcgctctggcagctatttacactggatccggtgtaaatagctgccagatcataattacagtaaactagtaaatacagtaaaggaaaaacttgagactgaaaggttttaacagtcatccaaatgactgaacgtaaacattgctacagtaacatactagctactatgttgttgacattagctagcttgaccttcaaaatggcggacaccggggcgtcacgtgaccctgtgacgtcaggtgaaatacctcaattggcgGACATCTTCGCTTTTCGCTTGtcagtgtgtgtgcttgtgtgtggggggtgtgtTCGATTAGTGAAGAACATTCAGAGAGCGCGAAGATACTTGTAAACACGGGATCATGTAAACTACTGTGCGATTAGTTATCAAGCTCCGCTCTAGACATAATAAAGGCGGACTCGGTGTGGACTCGGCCGAGACCAAAGCGAGACCAGTGCCCGAGACCGAGACAAGTCCGAGTCAAACTACTAGGGAGTCCGAGACAAGTCCAAGACCATCAAAAAACGGTCTCGAgtccggactcgagtactacagccCTGCCTGAAGCACACAGTACACAGGTTTTATTTTCATGTcacttgggggttttttttggcttTATTTTTCACCAATTTTTTACGTGTTGTACATGTGAGATCTCAGTGCATAACACAATCAAATGCCCTTTCACATGATGTCCATATGCGATCAGATATTATACACATAATGTTAAAAAATGAGTGACTGTATATGTATGTGAAGatgatatgtatgtatatgttttTCTGTAAGTGATGCAACACTAGTCAGATTTAAAATAAGGATGTAAAGACTTTATGAAGGTTCTctttattatttaatttgtcctctGGAGAACTCAGTCATCATCTAGCAACGTGTCCATGTATGGGCCTTTGGCCTGAACGCTGGCCCTGCTGGACCATTTCTGTCTCTAATGAGACATTCTGAGCCTCTCCCTCTCACCAACAGCTGCTATATTTAAGCTCGGATTTTCCACCATGATTCGACACAATCTTTTGGAGAGCAGCATCAGTGTGGGAGGAAGATGGTAAAATGGGTTTTGTGAATTATTTGTATAGTTTAAAACGATGTTTCTGCCCATGCCATTGAATGTTTTAGTATTATCATTACGTTTCAGGCCAGCAGGAAGACCAAGAAGAAGGAAGGCGGTGCAAAACGTGCTCAAAGGGCCTCTTCCAACGTGTTCTCCATGTTCGAGCAGACTCAGATCCAGGAATTTAAAGAGGTATGAATTCACTTCCATCAGCACCATAGAAACCACTCAGGGATGCCCCATGCCCATATGTTCATATTTGACTAAGTCTTCATTTTGTAATGGTTCTGTTTAAGACATCTGTAATGGTAGTTCAATGGAATTTGCTATTGGCTAATTTGGTTCCACTGCAACCATAGTTAGCCAATGACAAAAGTCTGACAGTATCAGaatgtttttaaattaaaatttaaGCTCTGCTACGACGCTCATCAAAAAACCACCAGCAGGAGGGTGGAATTGGATGTTACAAAACTCATGAGACAACTACAAACAGAATATTGGCAAtggcaaattgtaaatgaaacctGTGGGATTTAAATGAAGATAAATTTGTTGTTTTTCTTAAAGCATAACATTGCTACAACGATCCAGAGGCGTTTTCCATTTTATGCAATCCCCTTTACTGCACAATCCCTGATCGTACTGACTGATGATATGAGCAGAACGTAGTAATTTTCTTTAAACATAGAGCTATCATTAGGGGATTATTATTGTATGATCTGACATGGAGAGCACATTATTGGCCATTCTGATGAATTTTGTCAGAATCTTGTACGTTGTGACAATTAATAAGCTTAAAGGGCGGTTGAAATTATACAGTGTAAAATAGGCTTAAGAGGGATGGACGATTTGATGCACATTTGTGCAAGTAAATGATTCAATCAACAAATCAGAACGATTCATTAAAATGAATAGACTCATATGACTCATCGTGCTGATCCACTACTGAAGATTGTTCATGTTAATAGTTGCAGAGGTGGTTTAAAAGTGTGTATAAATAAAAACATGCCTAAGTCAATGGGTCAAGATTGATCCTGAGCAAATTTCCTGAAAGCATCACAACATAAAGATGACTGCTGAATTTTGGAATGAGCATCATACTGCGGATACTGAATCCTGATCTTCACCAGCACTTCAGGCCAATATCAATTCTCAgtattggcacggtggtgtagtggttagcgctgtcgcctcacagcaagaaggtccgggttcgagccccgtggccagcgagggcctttctgtgtggagtttgcatgttctccccgtgtccgcttgggtttcctctgggtgctccggtttcccccacagtccaaagacatgcaggttaggttaactggtgactctaaattgaccgtaggtctgagtgtgaatggttgtctgtgtcagccctgtgatgacctggcgacttgtccatggtgtaccccgcctctcgcccgtagtcagctgggataggctccagcttgcctgcgaccctgtacaacaggataaagtggctagagataatgagatgagtattggaACAGTGGGTCCTTAAGAAGTTTGATAATCACACTGGCTAATAGTGATGCCCATTTCTCTTTGGTGCAGGCTTTTACACTTATTGATCAAAACAGAGATGGTTTCATTGACAAGGAGGACCTTAAAGACACGTATGCATCTCTTGGTtagtgtttttttccccccttgatgaattgaatattgtttatataatttatatgcaTTAAATTTTCTTATGTTTTTTAATCCACAGGTAAACTGAATGTTAAAGATAATGAACTGGAAGACATGCTTAAGGAAGCCAGTGGTCCAATCAATTTCACAATGTTTCTTAATCTGTTTGGAGAAAAACTTCATGGTGAGTCACAACTAATGTGACAGTAATTAAGTAAAACATACTACATATCTACTATACACTAATATAAAACACAGCAAGAACATGCACTCTGTTTATAATTACATGCTAGGCTTGTGCCAATCTAATACTAGGTTTTATTTTGGGgcagctgtagcatagctgcccacagctctgggtatgtgtgtgtgcatgtgtgtgttcactgcttcagatgggttaaatccatccatccatccatccatccatccattaccgcttatcctgtgtagggtcgcaggcaagctggaacctatcccagctgactatgggcgacaggtggggtacaccctggacaagtcgccagatcatcgcagggctaacatttagagacaaacaaccattcacaccgacagtcaatttatccatccatccatccatccattatctgtagctgcttatcctgttctacagggtcgcaggcaagctggagcctatcccagctgactatgggtgagaggcggggtacaccctggacaagtcgccaggttattgcagggctaacacagagacaaacaaccattcacactcacattcacacctacgatcaatttagagccaccaattagcctaacctgcatgtctttggactgtgggggaaaccaaagcacctggaggaaacccacgcagacacaggaagaacatgcaaactccacacagaaaggcccccgtcggccactgggctcgaacccagaacctttttgctgcgaggtgacagtgccacccagacgagttaaatgcagaggttaaatttcactgtgcgcttaagtctgtgcttgagtgtacatgtgacaaataaaggcttcttggctttaaaagattatttaattttaacACAAAGTAAGGGAGCTTAGTCTAGTAGCTTAGACTCAGTATAATTAACTTAACAGTTTGGTCAAAAAACAGATGGTCCAGATTTCCCTTGTAGCTGATTAGCCAAGGAATCTTTTGGGATGCCTTTATTTTTGCACTGAATCCATAATACAAATGTGTAGTGTTGTGTCTTGTGCTTGAGAGTACAAATGAGTCGTTTGGGTCTTGTCATGAACTCGGGTGAGATTTTATGAAGATTTGACCATGTACTTTGTAATGcctatacattttttaaaaataaattttaagaTTTCATCTTCTTATGTTCAAAATAATATAGCATAAGTACATATAATGTACAGCTGTATTTGGTCTCAGAAAGTTGTGTGAGCCAAAACAAATGCTAGTTTTAATGCATTTTAATTTATTTGCTGtataaatacaataaaacatgttttgatttagggcggcacggtggtgtagtggttagtgtcgcctcacagcaagaaggtccgggtttgagccccgtggccggcgagggcctttctgtgtggagtttgcatgttctccgcgtgggtttcctccgggtgctccggtttcccccacagtccaaagacatgcaggttaggttaactggtgactctaaattgaccgtaggtgtgaatgtgagtgtgaatggttgtctgtgtctatgtgtcagccctgtgatgacctggtgacttgtccagggtgtaccctgcctttcacccgtagtcagctgggataggctccagcttgcctgcgaccctgtagaacaggataaagcggctagagatgatgagatgagatttacaaatcttaaaaaaatCTTTTGTATAATTGGCAAACATTTAGCTCATTCATgctcctccccccaaaaaaaagatattaaaaaaaaagatataaaatagaattacgaTGCAGCGTTTGCTAGAAGAACAGTCTATGCTTAACATGTCCTATGTATGACCTGTGTACTTATTTGCACAAAGTGTTAATACCAAAGGAAATGGCTTATTTTAGTTAATTTAATTGAACTTTCATATCAGGTTAGAAAGATACTACAAAGAGCAACTTAATACATCTGAGCATCTGGTCTTGATCTTGACATGAACTTGGCTGTTGGTGGTTTCGTTTTGGTCTTGCTCCCCATCATACTCAGTCTCAACTCAGACGCCATTGGCTATGATCTTGGTCTCGACTAAGGTGGTCTTGAACCCAACACGACTAATGCAACTAACAAGTTATAGACGTATAGCACACATTTCTATTAACATGCCTAAATATTCAAACTTTATCACCATTATCATCCACATCACTTCCTGCTTTCCGCTACAATTCTGCCTTAAAACTTTGGTAGACATGACATTGGCCTTGGAAGCAGAGCTATACCAAATTGAAGTGTTACTGTCCATGATTTTTGGTGACACAGAAAATTGGAAGCAAACTTCAGACAACCAACAAACCTCAGCTGTTACTtgaacatttattttattttatactaAGAGCACCAAAAACAAACAGGATTTTTAATTAATATGTCTCTGAATGTAGGTACTGACCCTGAAGACACCATACTTAATGCTTTTAAGATGTTCGATCCTGAAGGAAAGGGATACATACACACAGCTGAGTAAGTTAACATTACAGAACTACTGCTACAGCAGATGAATCAACATATTCTGATCAATCAGAATGAGCATTTCACAATGATTGTGGCATAATAAATAACAATCTTTTCAGTTTTTTCAATGTTATCCTACATTTCCAGGTTACAACATATTCTCATGACACAAGCAGACAAGTTCAGTGCAGAAGAGGTAAGACACAATGGTGATCATCTGTAATATTTGTAACATACTTATGCTTCAGGGTCATGTCTACACAAACACCCCGTATTGTGCTTTAATGAAAGGTGCATCAGATGTTCCAGTCCTCCAACATCGACACAGCGGGAAATCTGGATTACAAATCGCTCTGTTACGTCATTACACATGGAGAGCAGCAGGAAGAGTAAAGAAGCAACATCCACATTATTCCTCCTGCTGTTTACTCTGTGTAACATCTGCTAACAAAAGTCAACTGTGTGCTTATCTGTTCTAAAATAaagaaatttaaaatgtgttttttttatgaaCACTCTTGAACAAGGAGGATGAATAGTTCAGATGAGATTCACCAAAACTGGAATTCATGATGCtcatgaagcaaaaacatgcatacGTTTGATGTTATTGGATATTGTTAGCCTCTTTAATTGATGTCATTTGCCTCTTTAAAAGATCTACTTAAAATGTTGTGTTTTTCTGAATGGcctatatatttttaattcccttTTGCTTCTTTACAACCACATTATAAAGCAAAAATCTAAGGATGGATTTTCTACTGCTTCAATTTTCAAAAGACCGTTCTTTGCATAATTATTCACCCTTTGAACCTTTCTACGTTATCGTTTCACTTTTCCCCAAAAATCTAATTGTTAAATACAGGTAATAGTGAATACAGGTATTCACGCCCATTGATGTGAATCTTTCTAAATTGGGGGGTTGGCTGGCTTTTAACATCCCACAAACTCTGCCTAGAGCCATACACCAAAAGTCAGGAACAGATTAGTCAGAGAAGCAACTAAGTGGCCAATAGTAACTCTGAAGGCGCGAAAGACCTTAACAGCTCAGATGGGAGAAGCTGTACATGGGATAACAATAACCtggaccaaaaaaataaaaaatcctggGCTTCATGGAAAAGAGAAATCTAGCTAAAATCCTCTTTGTTGGAATTTGCAAAAGGAATGTTGAAGGCTTTGTAAATGTGGAAAAATATTGCTGGGTCTGATAAGaccaaaactgaactttttggccttggcataaacccaacaCTGCCCATCACCATGAGAATACCatctctgtgaagcatggtggtggtagcatcacatTCAGAGTTACCCAAGGCCTCCTTGTTGCTTATTTGTATAATGTCCACTTTACTTGGTCATTGACTTTTGGTGGATGGCCTCTTCTTGTGGTTGTGCCATTTTAAATAATGGCTGTAGTGATGCTCTGCAGGATGTTCAAAGTTTGACAGATATATTTTTAATAACCAAACAATTTTTCAGAACTTTGTGCTATTTGATATctacatgatgctgtttgtttaggCATGTTCTCTAAAACTacttttcaacaacaacaactactactactagggCACTTGGTAGCGTGCATACCTCTagcaagccacatattagaatattgagatgtttactatgtttacatacaaatccagatttgcatcaaaatctaaatcaattgttccttggcctatggccaacctttcctcaaaatttcatcaaaagctGTTCACTAATTTTTGCATTACATTAggaaaaggcaaacaaacaaaggcAAGAGCATAACCTCCTCTAACAAAGTTGACGACatcaatactactactactacagcactcagagtgcatacctctggcaagccacatatcaacatcaaaatcaaaataaCTTGAACCTAGAATAATGCTAAAACtgttcaccaaatttcatcaaaatccgttcactactttttgagttactttggaaacagataaacaaacaaacggagctgAAAGCAACCTCCTCCaataaagttggtggaggtaacatAATGGTAATACAAAATTAACCTATTACATTTAATAGCAATCAAGTGTTTTAATTAAATTGATTAACTTTCCTCAAAATAACATTCCATATGGCCTGGTTTTGACATTAacacaattttaaaaaatgtcaTTAATATTGCACAAAATAGCAAAGAAGCACCATCACGTTtactcttctttcagctgctcccgtacattcagggtcaccacagcagatttgTTCTGCATATATGACTTGGCATAcggtaggttttacactggatgcccttcctgacacaaccgtccccaatctatctgggcttggcaccaagtatgcactggcttgtgcaatcccagtggctgggtattttacctaatctttgaactgtgggggaaaccagagcacctggaggcaatccacacacacatacatagggtgaacatgcaaactccacacagaaaggccccttttggtcgtgaggttcgaacccggaaccttcttgctgtgaggcaacagcactaaccactacaccatcatgccacctacACAATCacttttactcatctcatctcattatctgtagccactttatcctgttctacagggtcgcaggcaagctggagcctatcccagctgactacaggcgaaaggcggggtacaccctagataagtcgccaggtcatcacagggctgacacatagacacagacaaccattcacactcacattcacacctacggtcaatttagagtcaccagttaacctaacctgcatgtctttggactgtgggggaaaccggagcacccggaggaaacccacgcggacacggggaga
It encodes:
- the LOC132895396 gene encoding myosin light chain 5-like, giving the protein MFEQTQIQEFKEAFTLIDQNRDGFIDKEDLKDTYASLGKLNVKDNELEDMLKEASGPINFTMFLNLFGEKLHGTDPEDTILNAFKMFDPEGKGYIHTAELQHILMTQADKFSAEEVHQMFQSSNIDTAGNLDYKSLCYVITHGEQQEE